One window of the Alkalispirillum mobile genome contains the following:
- the cmk gene encoding (d)CMP kinase — MTGQADNKAPVLAIDGPSGSGKGTIARAVAAELGWHLLDSGALYRLTALHACRQDVPLDDEHALADLAAGLPVAFLQDEQGEPHIQLAEEDVTWQIRTEQVGDAASRVAAIPVVREALLQRQRDFRQSPGLVADGRDMGTVVFPDAQVKIFMTASAEERARRRYNQLKEQGVGVTLASLSEEIAERDRRDAERSAAPLRPSRDALELDTTGVPVDEVIGRVLAQVRARLAGT, encoded by the coding sequence ATGACAGGACAGGCTGACAACAAGGCCCCGGTGCTCGCGATCGACGGCCCATCCGGGTCCGGGAAGGGGACCATTGCCCGGGCCGTGGCCGCCGAGCTGGGCTGGCACCTGCTGGACAGCGGAGCGCTCTACCGCCTGACGGCACTGCACGCCTGCCGCCAGGACGTGCCCCTTGACGATGAGCACGCCCTGGCCGATCTGGCGGCAGGCCTCCCGGTTGCCTTTCTGCAGGATGAGCAGGGCGAGCCGCATATCCAGCTGGCCGAGGAGGACGTGACCTGGCAGATCCGCACCGAGCAGGTCGGCGATGCGGCCTCCCGCGTGGCCGCCATCCCCGTCGTCCGCGAGGCGCTGTTGCAGCGCCAGCGCGATTTCCGGCAGTCCCCGGGGTTGGTAGCCGACGGTCGTGACATGGGTACGGTGGTCTTCCCCGACGCGCAGGTAAAGATCTTCATGACAGCCAGCGCGGAGGAGCGGGCCCGCCGGCGCTACAATCAGTTGAAGGAGCAGGGGGTGGGTGTTACGCTTGCGAGTCTTTCGGAGGAGATTGCCGAGAGGGACCGTCGCGATGCCGAGCGCAGCGCCGCGCCCCTGCGGCCCTCCAGAGACGCCCTCGAGCTGGACACCACGGGCGTGCCCGTGGATGAAGTGATAGGGCGGGTGCTGGCGCAGGTGCGAGCGCGTCTCGCCGGCACATGA